TATATGGGACCTTAAGCTATATAGACCTTTGTGTGATTAAACCACAAAGTATTAGTTCAGCTGTCTTTGAGAGAAATTGGATGTCTAAGTGATCTTACTAGATGAGGACAAGACAGTTCCTCATAACTAGCTTCTGAACTTCTTTGTATTGTATTTCTTGTATTCTGTGATAGCATTCAAGCAGTTTGAAATAGTTGTATTTAGAATGCTAAGTATTCATCATAACACAGATGCTGTGTATGCTGAGCAACAGAAATGTAATTCAACTTAATTCAACTTTAATTCAACTGTAATAGTCTCATAACTCACATCCCATCCAACCCTTTAAGTGTTTTAACTTGGAGTCTTTGGTGttctagttatatatatatatatatctggcaTTCAACATCTTGCCCCTTGACTAACTTTCCTTGTGCAAACTCTGATTCTGGTACTTTCTTGTTCAAAAATTGTCAGTGGCTGCCCATTGTCTATATATTCACCCACTTACCCTTGAAATCTGGGCCCAATCTCAGTGTACCTTAACCAGTTTTGTCTGCCAGTGTTTCTTTTTTGCAATAAAAATGATAGTCCCTCCCTTCCTCAGCCCTGTCTTTAGCCTATAGCTCAATTCTGATCTCTTAAGCTTATCAGTCTCTGGTGAGTAAGACCAGAAATCAGAAACTTATTATTTGAAGCCAGAGTGCCTGAGATGAGCCTACCAAGCTGTAATCTCCTTCCTGTTCTCCTCCATCACTGCAAACGCCTAGAGATTATTTGGCAGTGGTAGGATGACAAGAACACGGGACTTAGAGTAAGGGCTTTGTCACTAGTTctttggctgccctgggctggGGACTTTCTCTTTCGGTGGGTGATGCTTAATCTTGGCAGGATAACCCTAGTCTGCAGTGGtgagttttttcttaaaaaaaaaaaaaaatttgtgtgagTTTCTTTTGAAGCTTCCAACCTTCTAAATTAGGGCATCCTCACTAAACCCTATCCCCCTAGGCTGGGGCCTTGAATACCACCCACTTAATTTTGGCTTTGAATACAAATATCCTTGTTGAGGGCCCTGAAACAATTAATCAGAGATCTAAAACTTCATTCTTAGGTTCTTGCCAGCTTTGTCTCCTGAATAGCATCACATGCATAGGATCTTTATTTACCACTGGGCTTCAAACTGCTCTATCTACTCTTTTCCATGAGTGCTAGACTGGAATGTACTTAAGCTTACCACACCCTAGATGTGGTATCTAGAGCTGGGTCTGGCAAACTCAGGCCCTTGAGCCAAGTCTGGCCCAGCTCATTTATGTGTTTTCTAAGGCGGCACTACAATggtagagttgagtagttgcaagAGAAACCACATGGCTTGCAAAAccttaaatatttactatctgatccTTTACAGAAAACTTTTGCTGACCCCTGATCTAAAGCCAGGTTGTTCCCCTGGCCATGTCTTTGCTTGTTCTTTGATAATTCCTCATTCTTGCGCTGTTAGTTGATAAACCCCTAAAATCCCAGTTCACTGAAACTATGAAATATGTTCCAATCCATTGAAAGTACTTACTTCTAATTAATTTGCCTGTTTCCTCTTTGTCGTCATCCTAAAAAGTCCTTTCTCTGTGTTTTACTTTTTAGTGGAAGAGATGCTATATTCATAAAGACTGTTAGTCTTATGTCTTTTGATGTTACATCAGGTCCTagtatgaaattatttttcaatatgacCTTCCAATATCTCTAAGATTCAAAAGGACTAAGATTATCCTTTAAGTTTTTCACTGTCTCTAATATCAGGTATTCTGAGCTACATGTCTTCTAATATCTCCAGTTGCCAGATCTTCTAGATCTTCTGCATGTTACAGTTTCCATGTTTTCTACTCTCAGGCCTGCAGTATCTTCACTGCCAATGTTTTCTAATCTCCTTAATATCAGGGTCTTCTAATATCTCCAAAAATTAATCTTCTAATTCTATGTCTTGCCTTTCAGGGTCCAGAGTTCTAAATGCCATTTTTTCCTATGATCTCAATCCAGCAATGCCTCCTAGACAGGTGTTCTAGAGTCCATTATTTCACTGTGTACAAAAGTCTAGCTCTTCTCATATCTTATAACACATAGATAGTTCAGTTCCTGCAATTTATAGTATCTCCTAAATCCTGATTTTACAATGTTTTGTCATCGCAAGTTCCTCTAATGCCCAAGTCTTTCAATATCTCCAAGAACCTGGTCTTCTAACATTCAGGTGTTCCAACATCCTCAGTGTTTGAATAGCTCGATCTCTTAATATCTTGATCTTTTAATGTCCAAGTGTCCTAATGTCCAGGGCTGCCAACATCCTTGACTTACAGCATCATGAAAACTACATCTTCCAAATTCTGTCCTTTAACATAAATATGTCAATATCCAGGTTTTCCAGAGTCTCCCAATATCCAGGCCTTCTGATTTTAAGATTTCTAAATGTCTAGGTCTTCTATTGTCCATATCTTCTAATGTTTAGGACTTCCAAGGTACAGGACTCGCAGTGTCTTTAGTTTTTAGGGCTTCCAGTATCCATTAACTCCAACACTCAGGGCCTCCAAAGTCTCCAGTGTCCAGAATAACAAATGTCCTCAAAATCTAAGACTTCCAATGTCTCCAacattctgtgcttccaatgtcTCCAATGTCCAGGGTTTCCAGTGGCACCAGTGTCAAGGTCTTCCAGCGACTCTAGATCTTCCAGCAACTCCAAGTCTTCCAACTAATTCCAAGTCTTCCAGCAACATCAAGGTCTTCCAGCTAAACCAGTCTTCCAGAAAATCCACGACTTCCAGTCAATCCATGTCTTCCAGTAAATCTAGTCTTCCAACAAATATAGGTCTTCCAAAAAATCCATATCTTCCAGGAAAATCCATGTCTTCCAACAATTTCAAGGTCTTCCAGCCAACCCATGTCTTCCAGAAAATCTTTGTCTTCCACCAAATCCAAATCTTCCAGCTAATTTATGTCTTCCAGAAAAATGCAAGTCTTCCAGTCAATCCATGTCTTCCAGAAAGAAATCCAGGTCTTCCTCTCAGTCCACGTCTTCCAGAAATATCTACGTCTTCCATCAAATCCAGATCTTCCAGAAAAATACAAGTCTTCCAACCAATCCATGTCTTCCATCAAATCCAGTCTTCCAGTCAATCCACGTCTTCCAGACAAAATCTATGTCTTCCACTAAATCCAGGTCTTCCAGCAAAGCCACGTCTTCCAGAAAATTTATGTCTTCCTATAACGTCCAGGTCTTCCAGCAAATCTACGTCTTCCAAATAATCCAGGTCTTCCGGACAATTCGGGTCTTCCTGAAAATCCATGTCTTCCAGAAAAGCCATGTCTTCCAGGAAATCCATGTCTTCCATCAAATCCATGGCTTCCAGAAAATCAATGTCTTCCAGGAAATCCATGTCTTCCAGCAAATATTTGTCTTCCAACAAAACTGTGTCTTCCATCAAATTCATGTCTTCCAGCCTatccatctcttccagaaaatcctCGTCTTCCAATGAAGGTGCACCTTCCAGGAAATCCACGTCTTCCAGAAAATCTTCGTCTTCCGATGAAGGTGCGCCTTCCAGGAAATCCACGTCTTCCAGAAAATCCTCGTCTTCCAATGAAGGTGCGCCTTCCAGGAAATCCACGTCTTCCAGAAAATCCTCGTCTTCCAATGAAGGTGCACCTTCCAGGAAATCCATGTCTTCCAGAAAATCCCTGTCTTCCAATGAAGGTGCGCCTTCCAGGAAATCCTTGTCTTCCAACAAAGCCATGTCTTCCAGGAAATCCTTGTCTTCCAACGAAGGTGTGTCTTCCAGAAAATCCTCGTCTTCCTACACCTCCAGGTCTTCCAGCATCTCCAGGGCTTCCAGCATCTGCTCGTCTTCCAGCATCTCTGTGTCTTCCAACATCTCCACGTCTTCCAACATCTCCACGTCTTCCAACATCTTTACGTCTTCCAGCATCTCTACGTCTTCCAGCATCTCTACGTCTTCCAGCATCTCCATGTCTTCCAAACAACTACTCAGTCTTCCAAAAGCAGGCTCAATATCTACGTCTTCCAACGTCTCTGGTGTACCGGTCGTCTAACATTCAGGTCTTCCAGTGTCTACGATATCCAGGTATTTTAACATGTTCCATAGTTCAGGTCTTCCAAACTTTCCCCAGATCCagacctttttaaaattagtctTCCCAAGTCCAAGCCTTTCtatgttcagatttttccatagaCAAGTCTTCCAACCCAAATATTGCTGCTTCTAGtagaattaactttaaaaaattgaataaggCATTCCTTCAGCCTAGTAGTGTTTTTTGCTACTAGGTAATGTGTATTCATTCTTTACAACTTTTAAAGATAGTGTTTATTAAACAGCTTCTGGAGAAGATTGCTGTGATAAGTTTTGCAAATTTACTAATGCTCCTATTTTTTATTAAGTCCATTCCATTTGGTACAAgtgaaattcttattttaatgagaaaaaattcCTGTTTagagactttattattttagatAAAGCTATCATACAGTGTATTTATCCATTTGTTATAACATCAATTTTTGTGGTTTAATCTTATGTggcataaataataataacagcaacaacattaaCATAGCATTTGCTAtgtccaggcactgttctaaggtCCTTACATGCATCAacacatttaatctttaaaagaaCCCATTGAGGTAGAGACTatcatccctgttttacagatgagcaaactggcATAAGAGGTGAAGGACATAACTCTTCAGTAGTGAGAGAAATCGTTCTATGAAAGTATGTATAGATCAATAgtatatacactgaagtattaGTAGAGAAAGTCCCTAAAGGAAACTGAATACATTGCtgcatttacacaatggaatattatacagcagaGAAATGAGTGGACAACAgataaacatattatatatataaacatgggTAGACCAGGggcgtccctggtagctcagctagcaaagaatctgcctgcaatgcaggagacctgggttcaacccctgggttgggaagatcccctggaggagggcatggaaatccactccagtattcttgcctagagaatccccaaggacagaggagcctggcgggctacagtccatggggtcacacagagttggacatgactgagtgactaagcacagcacagcacatcaaGTCCCAGAAGACTACATATAATaggatattcttttt
This Budorcas taxicolor isolate Tak-1 chromosome X, Takin1.1, whole genome shotgun sequence DNA region includes the following protein-coding sequences:
- the LOC128069419 gene encoding LOW QUALITY PROTEIN: cerebellar degeneration-related antigen 1-like (The sequence of the model RefSeq protein was modified relative to this genomic sequence to represent the inferred CDS: substituted 2 bases at 2 genomic stop codons), whose protein sequence is MEMLEDVEMLEDVEMLEDVKMLEDVEMLEDVEMLEDTEMLEDEQMLEALEMLEDLEVXEDEDFLEDTPSLEDKDFLEDMALLEDKDFLEGAPSLEDRDFLEDMDFLEDEDFLEDVDFLEGAPSSEDEDFLEDVDFLEAMDLMEDMDFLEDMAFLEDMDFQEDPNCPEDLDYLEDVDLLEDLDTWIDWKTCIFLEDINXLEDLDLVEDKDFLEDMGWLEDLEIIYWKTWIDWKSWIFWKTGLAGRP